In Clostridium butyricum, the genomic stretch ATAACTATATTTGCTTTTTAAAAAGATAGCATACAGTCTAATAAAACTGAATGCTATCACTTTTTATTTTTATTAAGTTTAATTAATTCCATACTTTTTTAAAACTATTTTAGTATTTTCTTTTTTCATATCTTCATTATCAAAAATTATTTCTCCAATACTGTCTGCAACAATTTGCCCACTATATGGATTTTTAATACTATCAATACTACTATCAATTATTGCATCTACATTTGAATATTCAAATGCAAGATCAGTATTTATAAGTTTACAATTTACCATTTTTATATTTTCCATATAGCACATCCCCTATTCACTCTCAATTGTGCAGTTAACAAGTGTAACATTTTTTGAATTCCATCCGAAATACTGCCCTGAGATATAAGAATCATAAACAGTTACATTTTCACTATTCCAAAAAGCATCTTTTGATAACATATTAGCATTACGTATAACAATATTTCTTCCACCATCAAAAGAGTAGTTACCAATTAAAGTTAAATTTTCTATTTCCATGTCACAACTTCCCATAGCAAAATAATCACCTTTAGCTGTAACGTTATTCATTTTTACGTAAGTACAGTTCCATAATGTTTCTAATGCATTTGGAATTATTACATTATCAAGTTCAACATTATTACATCTTCTAAAACCTTTTGGTGCATCATAAGTTACATTTTTCATACTTATATTATTTGTATACCATATTCCTGCTCTTGCCATATCAAACATAGTAGAATCTTTAACTTTTACATTTTCACAATACCATAGTGGATACTTCCATTTGAATCCAGTATTATTTATGTTAATATTTTTACTTTCTTTTAATGGTGATTCTCCATCTGCAAATGTACAGTATGAAAGCTCTATATTATTACTTTGAAATAAAGCTCTTTCTCCAACAAATTTTTGCTCTATATATTTTTCCATAGTATTTCTTCCCCCTGAATATTTATAATATGAATTCAAAACAAAGGATTTTTTAATCCATTTAATTAGAAATTTTAAATTCATTTGCTATATTTATATTATATTGTTGATGTTTCTACATATCCAATACCTATATCAAATACTTTTCTATGCTTTTAGAGCATATATTATAATATCAATAAACAAAATATATGGTTAAAATAAACCCATAAGTAAAAATATTACAGGACCTTTTTACAGTTAATAATTCCTTAACTTTTTCTGTGTTTCAAGTCAAAAAAAAGCCTTACGGCTTTTTTATGCTACAACTCCTGAAATAATAATTCCAATTGCTATCATAAATCCTGCAATAACTATAGCAACAGCAGTATTCTTATTTCTAAGTTCTTCATCAAAATCAATTTTTTTAAGCACCTTGTCAAATACCACATATCCTGTTATCAAAAGAATAATTCCAATAATTCCAAATACTATGCTCAGCATAATGTCAAATGTAAAATTGTTCATTTTAATCTCCTCCCTGTCCATATTAATCTTGTATATATGTTGAAATGTACACTGCATTTTTATCAGTAACAATATCACCCATTCTTGTATAAATACCTGCTAATTCACTTCCTGTAATATACGCTCCTATAATAGGAAATTTAAAGGAATCCATCCTTAACGGTCTTATATTAACCCTGTCTTGAAATATTATTTCCTCATTTAAGTTTTCATCATATTCTTCATAATTCATCCTAATATCCTGTCCTTCACGTCCGAAATATGGCTTGATAACATAATCCTTAGAT encodes the following:
- a CDS encoding DUF350 domain-containing protein; amino-acid sequence: MNNFTFDIMLSIVFGIIGIILLITGYVVFDKVLKKIDFDEELRNKNTAVAIVIAGFMIAIGIIISGVVA